A single Strix aluco isolate bStrAlu1 chromosome 20, bStrAlu1.hap1, whole genome shotgun sequence DNA region contains:
- the CUTA gene encoding protein CutA isoform X1 translates to MEWLSQRCPLLPAAQGCPRPGRGTLLLVVILSLPMYPVLRSLALQLHSAVTGSYVSGTHSIAFINCLNEQIAKDIARKMGTGLTAGRVLAPCEAQVPCAAPGQEQHPTSTGRDSGECPRALPGGPELKQPQLEVTFASAFSGAIMDKKLAAYVNILPKSSALYFWKGELEESTEILLLVKTRTSKIDELSNYVRSIHPFEIPEIISLPIDQGNPLYLKWIEESVPRD, encoded by the exons ATGGAGTGGCTGAGCCAGCgctgcccgctgctgcctgctgcccagggctgtcctcGGCCGGGTCGTGGCACCTTGCTGCTG GTGGTGATTCTGTCTTTGCCGATGTACCCGGTGCTGAGGAGCCTCGCTCTTCAGCTGCACTCTGCCGTCACGGGCAGCTACGTCTCTGGGACCCACTCCATCGCCTTCATCAACTGTCTCAACGAGCAGATTGCCAAGGATATTGCAAG GAAGATGGGGACAGGGCTGACAGCGGGCAGGGTCCTTGCACCCTGCGAGGCACAAGTCCCTTGTGCTGCTCCAGGCCAGGAGCAACACCCAACGTCAACAGGGAGGGACAGCGGGGAGTGTCCCAGAGCCCTGCCGGGAGGACCTGAGCTGAAGCAGCCCCAGCTGGAGGTCACCTTTGCCTCTGCTTTCTCAGG GGCCATCATGGATAAGAAGCTGGCTGCCTACGTGAACATCCTGCCGAAGAGCTCAGCCTT ATATTTCTGGAAAGGGGAACTGGAAGAATCCACTGAAATACTGCTG TTAGTGAAAACAAGGACATCCAAAATAGACGAATTGTCCAACTACGTCAG ATCCATCCATCCCTTTGAAATCCCTGAAATCATCAGCCTGCCTATTGACCAAGGAAACCCTCTCTACCTCAAATGGATAGAGGAAAGCGTCCCACGGGACTAA
- the CUTA gene encoding protein CutA isoform X2, protein MEWLSQRCPLLPAAQGCPRPGRGTLLLVVILSLPMYPVLRSLALQLHSAVTGSYVSGTHSIAFINCLNEQIAKDIARKMGTGLTAGRVLAPCEAQVPCAAPGQEQHPTSTGRDSGECPRALPGGPELKQPQLEVTFASAFSGAIMDKKLAAYVNILPKSSALYFWKGELEESTEILLLVKTRTSKIDELSNYVR, encoded by the exons ATGGAGTGGCTGAGCCAGCgctgcccgctgctgcctgctgcccagggctgtcctcGGCCGGGTCGTGGCACCTTGCTGCTG GTGGTGATTCTGTCTTTGCCGATGTACCCGGTGCTGAGGAGCCTCGCTCTTCAGCTGCACTCTGCCGTCACGGGCAGCTACGTCTCTGGGACCCACTCCATCGCCTTCATCAACTGTCTCAACGAGCAGATTGCCAAGGATATTGCAAG GAAGATGGGGACAGGGCTGACAGCGGGCAGGGTCCTTGCACCCTGCGAGGCACAAGTCCCTTGTGCTGCTCCAGGCCAGGAGCAACACCCAACGTCAACAGGGAGGGACAGCGGGGAGTGTCCCAGAGCCCTGCCGGGAGGACCTGAGCTGAAGCAGCCCCAGCTGGAGGTCACCTTTGCCTCTGCTTTCTCAGG GGCCATCATGGATAAGAAGCTGGCTGCCTACGTGAACATCCTGCCGAAGAGCTCAGCCTT ATATTTCTGGAAAGGGGAACTGGAAGAATCCACTGAAATACTGCTG TTAGTGAAAACAAGGACATCCAAAATAGACGAATTGTCCAACTACGTCAGGTGA
- the CUTA gene encoding protein CutA isoform X3, whose translation MEWLSQRCPLLPAAQGCPRPGRGTLLLVVILSLPMYPVLRSLALQLHSAVTGSYVSGTHSIAFINCLNEQIAKDIARAIMDKKLAAYVNILPKSSALYFWKGELEESTEILLLVKTRTSKIDELSNYVRSIHPFEIPEIISLPIDQGNPLYLKWIEESVPRD comes from the exons ATGGAGTGGCTGAGCCAGCgctgcccgctgctgcctgctgcccagggctgtcctcGGCCGGGTCGTGGCACCTTGCTGCTG GTGGTGATTCTGTCTTTGCCGATGTACCCGGTGCTGAGGAGCCTCGCTCTTCAGCTGCACTCTGCCGTCACGGGCAGCTACGTCTCTGGGACCCACTCCATCGCCTTCATCAACTGTCTCAACGAGCAGATTGCCAAGGATATTGCAAG GGCCATCATGGATAAGAAGCTGGCTGCCTACGTGAACATCCTGCCGAAGAGCTCAGCCTT ATATTTCTGGAAAGGGGAACTGGAAGAATCCACTGAAATACTGCTG TTAGTGAAAACAAGGACATCCAAAATAGACGAATTGTCCAACTACGTCAG ATCCATCCATCCCTTTGAAATCCCTGAAATCATCAGCCTGCCTATTGACCAAGGAAACCCTCTCTACCTCAAATGGATAGAGGAAAGCGTCCCACGGGACTAA